TCGATTGCGGTGAGCAGATTTGCCATGGCGGGTGTCGGCGGGCCATGCGTGCTGTCGGCGAGGGGGATGAACGATGCGTTTGCGGCAGTGCGGTATCGGGCCGCCGGCGTTCGGGCACCGGGGCCGGACGGGTCGGCGCGCCCCGCTCAGGTGCGCGGCATGAAGCAAAAGACCCCGCGAAATCCTGGATTTCCGCGGGGTCCTCGTGGGTCCGGGCGCTGCCGCGCCCGCGTGCCGGCCGTGCCGGCGCGCGATGACTTATGCGTCGGGGCGAAAGATGTCGAAGCGGCTGTCGGGCTTGACGTGCACGTAGGCCGACGGGCCGCCCGCGCGAAGAATGATGCCCGCGCCGAAGGTGTCGAAAATGCCGTCTTTCAGCAGGTCATGGCGGATATGGACGGCGACGACCTCGCCGAGTACCAGCGACGCCGGCGTCTCCACGCCCTGGTGATCGCGCAGCCGGATCACGTCGGTCACCTTGCATTCGAAGTTGACGCCGCTTTCCGCGACGCGCGGCACGTCGACCAGGCGCGACGGGATCGCGGTCAAACCGCCGAGATCGAACTCGTTCACGTCGTACGGCACCGCGGCGCAGGTCTGGTTCATCCGGTCGGCGAGCTCGCGCGTCGCGAGGTTCCAGACGAACTCGCCGGTCTCCTGCACGTTGCGCAGGCTGTCCTTGGCGGCGGTGCTCGAAAAGCCGATGATCGGCGGACGATAGTTGAACGCGTTGAAGAAGCTGTACGGCGCGAGGTTGACCGTGCCGTCCTGGCCGCGGGATGAAATCCAGCCGATCGGACGCGGGCCGACGATCGCGTTCAACGGATCATGCGGCAGCCCGTGGCCTTGCGACGGTTCGTAATAGTGATAGCTCGAGTCGGTCATGACGGGTGGTCTTGCGAAATGCAAACTGGGTTGGATGCCATCGGCAGCGTCACGCGCGCCGATGGTTGGAACGGCGTCCGGTGCGACGTGCGTGGCAAGTATCACACGGAGTCGGGTTCGTCGCAGCGAGGCGGCGCGTGACGGCGCACGAAGCGCAACGCGGCCTCCTGCGCTACCGGTTGCTCGCCACCCCGACGACGCTCGGGCGATGGCGCTGGCACTCGCCCCTGGTTGGGGAAGCAAGCAGCATCCCGTTTCATCTACCTGCCCCGCCGAGACGGGTCAAATAGTCGATCAGCCATTGCGTCGCCGGCCCGCAGGCACGATCTGCACGCCTGATTAACGACACCCCGTATCGAATCACGTCACGATCCGACAACCGCACGACGGCCAGTCGGCCTTGCCGAAGATCCTCGTCGATCAAATGCATTGGCATGGATCCCCAGCCCTTCGAGCAACAGGCGATGCTTTGCGCCCAGGTCGGCGGTCTTCCAGGTGCGCGTCGCATAGATTCCGAATGACTGCCCTTCGGTCAGCCTGCTTCTGTCGGTCAGAACAAGTTGCGTATATTCGCGAGCTTCGGACAGCGGAATCCGCCCCCGACGCTGCGCGAGCGGATGCGTGGGCGCAGCGACCGTGACCAGTTCGATCGAGCCCATCGACGTCGCATCGATCGCGTCCGGCCAGTTTTGCACGGGCCCGCTGATGCCGAGTGCGCATCCGCCGTCGATCACCAGCTTCATCACGCCACCGAGCGCTTCGATCGTCAGGTTGAGCGCGACCGTGGGGAATTCCTCCGCGAACGCTCTCAGGCCCTCGACGAGCGTAGCCAACGGAAACATCACGTCTACCGCCAGCGACAGCTCGGCTTCCACCCCGCCGCGCAACCCTGCGGTTTTCGCCTGCAGTTAGCCCACCGGCGTGAAGTATGCGGCGTCGATGCAGTCGGCAAATTCAACCGCGACGATTTCGGCATCGACTACGGCAAGCAGTACGGCTTCAAGATGAAAACGAAGCTGCTGATCTCGGCCGAAGCGATCAAGGACCAGTAACAGCCCGCGGTAAAACATGGTCTGCATCGGAACCGCCACGCGCCACTGCCACGTTGGCGCTGTTTCCGAAGCTGCCCGCGCCGTGCGCGTCGTGCGGCCGAATGCACGGCATCGAGCACGCGATGCAATCCCGAGGCCGGCATGCGCGTCGGGATTACCCCTTCAGTCGAACCGTCAGGGCAGGCGTTCGCCCCCTCTTCCAGACGCCGGCAGACCGCTCAATTAGCCGGCGGCAGCTTCGCG
This window of the Burkholderia cepacia GG4 genome carries:
- a CDS encoding flavin reductase family protein, which encodes MTDSSYHYYEPSQGHGLPHDPLNAIVGPRPIGWISSRGQDGTVNLAPYSFFNAFNYRPPIIGFSSTAAKDSLRNVQETGEFVWNLATRELADRMNQTCAAVPYDVNEFDLGGLTAIPSRLVDVPRVAESGVNFECKVTDVIRLRDHQGVETPASLVLGEVVAVHIRHDLLKDGIFDTFGAGIILRAGGPSAYVHVKPDSRFDIFRPDA